A genomic window from Pocillopora verrucosa isolate sample1 chromosome 7, ASM3666991v2, whole genome shotgun sequence includes:
- the LOC131775814 gene encoding uncharacterized protein, whose protein sequence is MRREKKCYACLLFYVLTTILNCSSGGNFEERLFSKTMHYHLNVPHVGIITVMDEMECLFKCRRSHLCLSVNMSPSKGRDGKLWCELLSSDKYRNVDKLKANKSSHYYCVELSCFNNPCKNGGTWQPVQGARECGNDSTCVCAAGFRGKFCEQNVTLSLDRFWPVGVAFKGYNGKYLSRIHRSGIDYIEMAKSQKDSTTRFVATKSSGKLMLTADNGKYLSRIRRGNVDYIEAAKTSPDSPSQFTVHDQPDGTVALQANNGKYLSLIDRNSRNSFEAAKDNIDSFCKLRREIQK, encoded by the exons ATGCGCAGAGAAAAGAAGTGCTATGCCTGCTTATTGTTTTACGTTTTGACAACCATCTTAAACTGTTCCTCAG GGGGGAATTTTGAAGAACGGCTCTTTTCAAAAACCATGCATTATCATCTTAATGTTCCTCATGTTGGGATAATCACCGTAATGGACGAAATGGAGTGCCTGTTTAAATGCCGCAGGAGTCATTTGTGCCTTTCTGTAAACATGTCCCCGTCCAAAGGAAGAGATGGAAAGCTTTGGTGTGAGTTGCTGTCTTCTGATAAATACAGAAACGTCGACAAGTTGAAGGCAAACAAAAGTTCGCATTATTATTGTGTCGAG CTTTCCTGTTTTAATAACCCATGTAAGAACGGAGGGACCTGGCAACCAGTGCAAGGAGCTCGAGAGTGCGGTAATGATTCCACGTGCGTCTGTGCAGCGGGTTTCAGAGGGAAATTTTGCGAGCAAA ATGTCACTCTTAGCCTGGATAGATTCTGGCCAGTTGGTGTAGCCTTCAAAGGTTACAATGGCAAGTATCTCAGTCGTATACATCGATCGGGAATTGATTACATCGAGATGGCAAAAAGTCAGAAGGATAGTACCACAAGATTTGTAGCCACGAAGTCCAGTGGCAAGCTGATGCTTACAGCAGACAATGGGAAGTATTTGTCGAGAATAAGACGTGGAAATGTCGATTACATCGAAGCTGCCAAGACATCTCCTGATTCTCCCAGCCAGTTTACAGTACATGATCAACCAGATGGAACCGTTGCATTGCAAGCAAACAATGGAAAGTACTTGAGTTTAATCGATCGCAACTCAAGAAACTCTTTTGAGGCAGCGAAGGATAACATTGACTCTTTTTGCAAATTGAGGCGTGAGATTCAGaagtaa